A part of Bacillus thuringiensis genomic DNA contains:
- the gatC gene encoding Asp-tRNA(Asn)/Glu-tRNA(Gln) amidotransferase subunit GatC, with amino-acid sequence MSRISVENVKHVAHLARLAITDQEAEKFQKQLDAIVTFAEQLNELDTTDVKPTTHVLTMKNVMREDVPEKGLPVEEVLKNAPDHKDNQIRVPAVLE; translated from the coding sequence GTGTCAAGAATTTCCGTTGAGAATGTAAAGCACGTAGCACATTTAGCACGTCTTGCAATTACTGATCAAGAAGCAGAAAAATTTCAAAAACAACTAGATGCAATTGTTACATTTGCAGAACAGTTAAATGAATTAGATACAACAGATGTAAAACCAACAACTCATGTATTAACTATGAAAAATGTTATGCGTGAAGATGTACCAGAAAAAGGTTTACCAGTCGAAGAAGTATTAAAAAATGCACCGGATCACAAAGATAATCAAATCCGTGTTCCAGCAGTATTAGAATAG
- a CDS encoding diacylglycerol kinase, translating to MMKRARIIYNPTSGRELFKKSLPEVLQKLEQAGYEASCHATTGPGDATVAARQAADRKFDVVIAAGGDGTLNEVVNGLVGHEHRPKFGIIPVGTTNDFARAIGVPRAIEEAADIICEGKTVPLDLGRANDTYFINIAGGGRITELTYEVPSKLKTVLGQLAYYLKGIEMLPSLHPTYVEIEYDGKLLQEEITMFLITNTRSVGGFEKVAPYASINDGLFDLLVLKKGSIADLIKAATQAQRGEHINNPKVLYTQANRIKVHSPDKLMINLDGEYGGDAPMEFENIYHCLELFVPEQQEDAL from the coding sequence ATGATGAAGCGAGCAAGAATTATTTATAATCCTACTTCTGGGCGCGAGCTATTTAAGAAGAGCTTACCGGAAGTATTACAAAAATTAGAACAAGCTGGATATGAAGCGTCTTGTCATGCGACAACTGGTCCTGGAGATGCGACTGTGGCAGCGAGGCAAGCTGCGGATCGTAAGTTTGATGTTGTTATCGCAGCTGGTGGTGATGGTACATTAAATGAAGTGGTGAACGGTTTAGTAGGACATGAACATCGTCCGAAGTTTGGAATTATTCCAGTTGGAACGACAAATGATTTTGCGCGTGCGATCGGTGTACCTCGTGCTATTGAAGAGGCTGCGGATATTATTTGTGAAGGGAAAACAGTTCCGTTAGATCTTGGTAGAGCGAATGATACATATTTCATTAATATCGCTGGTGGCGGCCGTATTACAGAATTAACATATGAAGTGCCAAGCAAGCTAAAAACGGTATTAGGCCAACTTGCTTATTATTTAAAAGGAATCGAAATGCTACCATCATTACATCCAACATATGTTGAAATCGAGTATGATGGAAAGTTGCTACAAGAAGAAATTACGATGTTTTTAATTACGAATACTCGTTCAGTTGGTGGATTCGAAAAAGTAGCACCATATGCATCGATTAATGATGGCTTATTTGATTTATTAGTACTGAAAAAAGGTTCTATCGCTGACTTAATTAAAGCAGCAACACAAGCGCAGCGTGGTGAACATATTAATAACCCAAAAGTACTATACACACAAGCAAATCGAATTAAAGTGCATTCACCAGATAAACTAATGATTAACTTAGATGGTGAATACGGTGGAGATGCACCGATGGAATTCGAAAATATATATCATTGTCTTGAACTATTTGTTCCTGAACAACAAGAGGATGCCCTGTAA
- a CDS encoding DMT family transporter, with protein sequence MVYWLLLLVTIIFEVAGTIAMKLSNGLTKLVPSVLIFVFYGICFSVFAIVVKKIHLSIAYAIWSGVGTLLITIISVYFFKEHISLFQAFCILFIVLGVIGLKVSSAS encoded by the coding sequence ATGGTATATTGGCTATTATTACTCGTAACAATTATTTTTGAAGTAGCTGGAACAATTGCGATGAAATTATCAAACGGTTTAACAAAGCTCGTTCCAAGTGTACTGATTTTCGTATTTTATGGAATTTGTTTCAGCGTGTTCGCCATCGTTGTCAAAAAAATTCATTTAAGTATTGCTTATGCCATTTGGTCTGGCGTTGGAACATTACTTATTACAATCATTAGCGTGTATTTCTTTAAAGAGCACATTAGCTTATTCCAAGCATTTTGTATTCTCTTTATTGTTTTAGGAGTAATTGGACTTAAGGTTTCATCGGCATCATAA
- a CDS encoding YiaA/YiaB family inner membrane protein, translating to MRRRNTQAFTFLAWTSFVCALSGMLIGIYTLDETLSVKGYYLIGTLFLTMSCFVLQKTIRDNEEDNERFPKNEPLDKD from the coding sequence ATGAGAAGACGTAATACGCAAGCGTTCACGTTTTTAGCATGGACTTCATTTGTTTGCGCGCTTTCAGGTATGCTAATTGGAATTTATACGTTAGATGAAACGCTTAGTGTGAAAGGATATTATTTAATTGGAACATTATTTTTAACGATGTCTTGTTTTGTATTACAAAAAACAATTCGTGATAATGAAGAAGATAACGAGAGATTTCCGAAAAATGAACCGTTAGATAAAGACTAA
- the gabT gene encoding 4-aminobutyrate--2-oxoglutarate transaminase translates to MNIKKFAKVNEQIPGPKAASLLERRQNIVPKGVSNGIPTFVQSANGALVTDVDGNQYIDFAGAIGTINVGHCHPAVKEALHKQVDQYIHTGFNVMMYEPYIELAEKLAALAPGSFDKQVLFLNSGAEAVENAVKIARKYTKRPGIIAFSKGFHGRTLMTMTMTSKVKPYKFGFGPFAPEVYKAPFPYEYRRPEGLTEEQYDDFMVEEFKNFFISEVAPETIAAVVMEPVQGEGGFIVPSKKFVQEVRNICSEHGILFVADEIQTGFSRTGKYFAIDHYDVVPDLITVSKSLGAGVPISGVIGRKEIMNESAPGELGGTYAGSPLGCAAALAVLDVIEKENLNDRAIELGKVVMNRFEEMKNKYNCIGDVRGLGAMCAFELVQDRKTKAPDKTLTANLCAEANKRGLLLLSAGTYGNVIRVLMPLVITDEQLEEGLTIIEESLQVCYEKANTARV, encoded by the coding sequence ATGAACATAAAAAAATTTGCTAAAGTAAATGAACAAATTCCTGGACCGAAAGCAGCGTCTTTATTAGAACGCCGCCAAAATATAGTACCAAAAGGAGTAAGTAACGGCATCCCAACGTTTGTACAATCTGCAAATGGTGCTCTTGTAACAGATGTTGATGGCAATCAGTACATTGATTTCGCGGGAGCAATCGGAACAATTAACGTAGGACATTGTCATCCAGCTGTTAAAGAGGCGCTCCATAAACAAGTAGATCAATACATTCATACTGGATTTAATGTCATGATGTATGAGCCATATATTGAATTAGCAGAAAAACTTGCGGCATTAGCGCCAGGAAGTTTTGATAAGCAAGTACTATTTTTAAATAGTGGTGCAGAAGCGGTTGAAAACGCGGTAAAAATTGCTCGTAAATATACAAAAAGACCTGGTATTATCGCATTTTCTAAAGGTTTCCATGGGCGTACATTAATGACGATGACGATGACAAGTAAAGTAAAACCATATAAATTTGGATTTGGCCCATTTGCGCCTGAAGTCTATAAAGCACCATTCCCGTACGAATATCGCCGCCCAGAAGGATTAACGGAAGAGCAGTACGATGACTTTATGGTTGAAGAGTTTAAGAATTTCTTCATATCAGAAGTAGCGCCAGAAACAATTGCAGCTGTTGTAATGGAACCTGTTCAAGGGGAAGGCGGATTTATTGTCCCAAGTAAGAAGTTTGTGCAAGAAGTGCGCAATATTTGTTCAGAACACGGCATCTTATTTGTAGCGGATGAGATTCAAACAGGATTTAGTCGTACAGGAAAATATTTTGCTATTGATCATTATGATGTCGTTCCAGATTTAATTACGGTATCTAAATCATTAGGCGCTGGTGTACCGATTAGTGGTGTTATTGGGCGCAAGGAAATTATGAATGAGTCTGCGCCGGGAGAGCTTGGTGGAACGTATGCAGGAAGCCCACTAGGATGTGCAGCAGCATTAGCAGTGCTTGATGTAATAGAAAAAGAGAATTTAAATGATAGAGCGATAGAATTAGGAAAAGTCGTAATGAATCGATTCGAAGAGATGAAAAATAAATATAATTGCATCGGTGATGTGCGTGGTTTAGGAGCAATGTGTGCATTCGAGCTTGTTCAAGATCGGAAGACGAAAGCACCTGATAAAACGTTAACAGCTAATTTGTGCGCAGAGGCAAATAAACGTGGATTACTCCTACTATCAGCAGGGACATACGGTAATGTTATTCGTGTGTTAATGCCATTAGTTATTACAGATGAGCAGCTTGAAGAAGGATTAACAATAATTGAAGAATCATTGCAAGTCTGTTATGAGAAAGCAAATACTGCTCGTGTTTAA
- a CDS encoding sigma-54 interaction domain-containing protein gives MVGEKERVLMDLQDVFEYAFDEIFVTDEKGIVVRVNSTCERHYQLAAKELVGKHVKELQKDGIFYPSATLEVIEKKRPIELVQTTKSGEYLHVRTRPVFDNEGNLRRVISYSRDLTELYQLRQKVEEMDNQLKTYKKELRETYEHEGLIFKSIAMQKIVETIKKVSVVDSTVLVLGETGVGKSRLVRHLHEVSNRKNESFYEINCAALPTNLIESELFGYSGGSFTGANREGKKGLLESAHRGTLFLDEIGEMPLEIQAKLLQVLQEKTFRPIGGRELKKVDVRIVAATNRDLSMMVKQGTFRKDLYYRLNVIPILIPPLRERTEDILPLIYHYLQHFNEKYGRNVKLAPSTLQMFVGYPWEGNNREIENVIERIVITVDDIVTIEDLPIAMQESTVEQSGQSLYKMLEEVERNIILKAYKTYGSSYKVAEFLKISQSAATRKIKKLIEEEENIG, from the coding sequence ATGGTTGGAGAAAAGGAACGAGTGTTAATGGATTTACAAGATGTATTTGAATATGCGTTTGACGAAATTTTTGTGACTGACGAAAAGGGAATCGTTGTGCGTGTAAATAGTACATGTGAAAGGCACTATCAACTAGCTGCTAAAGAGTTAGTCGGTAAACATGTGAAAGAATTGCAAAAGGATGGTATCTTTTATCCATCGGCAACGTTAGAAGTAATTGAAAAAAAGAGACCGATTGAACTCGTTCAAACGACAAAATCAGGGGAGTATTTACACGTTCGTACAAGGCCTGTTTTTGATAATGAGGGAAATTTAAGAAGAGTAATTAGTTATTCTCGTGATCTTACAGAACTTTACCAATTACGTCAAAAGGTAGAGGAAATGGATAATCAGTTAAAAACATATAAAAAAGAATTAAGAGAAACATATGAACATGAAGGACTTATTTTTAAAAGTATCGCTATGCAAAAAATAGTCGAGACAATCAAGAAAGTATCCGTGGTAGATAGTACAGTTCTCGTTTTAGGTGAGACAGGAGTAGGGAAGAGTCGATTAGTACGTCATTTACATGAAGTGAGTAACAGGAAGAATGAAAGTTTCTATGAAATTAATTGTGCGGCATTGCCAACGAATTTAATTGAATCAGAGCTTTTTGGATACTCAGGTGGATCTTTTACAGGTGCGAATCGTGAAGGGAAAAAGGGACTATTAGAATCAGCGCACAGAGGAACTCTTTTCTTGGATGAAATTGGCGAAATGCCGCTTGAAATTCAAGCGAAGCTTTTGCAAGTGTTGCAAGAAAAAACGTTTCGTCCTATTGGCGGAAGAGAATTAAAAAAGGTGGACGTTAGAATTGTAGCGGCAACAAATCGAGATTTAAGTATGATGGTGAAACAAGGAACATTCCGGAAAGATTTATATTATCGTCTGAATGTCATTCCAATTTTGATTCCGCCACTTCGGGAAAGAACAGAAGACATTTTGCCACTTATTTATCATTATTTACAGCACTTTAACGAGAAATATGGTCGGAATGTAAAATTAGCGCCTAGCACATTGCAAATGTTTGTTGGTTACCCGTGGGAAGGAAATAATAGAGAAATTGAAAATGTGATAGAGCGAATTGTTATAACTGTTGATGATATCGTTACGATAGAAGATTTGCCAATAGCGATGCAAGAATCAACGGTTGAACAGTCCGGCCAAAGTCTCTATAAAATGTTAGAAGAAGTAGAACGGAATATTATTTTAAAAGCATATAAAACATATGGATCGAGTTATAAAGTAGCGGAGTTTTTAAAAATAAGTCAATCTGCTGCCACTAGGAAAATAAAGAAACTTATAGAGGAGGAAGAAAACATTGGATAA
- a CDS encoding HAD family hydrolase, producing MEKVKAILFDKDGTLMDFHSIWIKVAEELVAECINLYQLPKSMQQDLLKEIGVDGAFVNPRSAIAAGTSLDVAKGLCKYITSSKEEEMHEWVSEKLFSLMYEHRSYMRMTADLPRILQGLKDRGFILGVVTADDFAPTELFLKQYQLESYFDYVVASDTFPAQKPDKRIVESFCEKFHLEACEVAVVGDTPTDLHLAKNGDCYAIGVLSGTGDRQTLEPLADMLVQSVGDFISHSGELTWEQGKSNV from the coding sequence ATGGAGAAGGTAAAAGCAATACTATTTGATAAAGACGGGACGTTAATGGATTTTCATTCAATTTGGATAAAAGTAGCTGAAGAACTTGTGGCGGAATGTATAAATCTATATCAACTTCCAAAGTCAATGCAGCAGGATTTATTAAAAGAGATCGGTGTGGATGGGGCATTTGTGAACCCTCGTAGCGCAATAGCGGCAGGAACAAGCCTTGATGTTGCAAAGGGGCTTTGTAAGTATATTACGTCATCTAAGGAAGAGGAGATGCATGAGTGGGTAAGTGAAAAGTTATTTTCTCTTATGTACGAGCATCGTTCCTATATGAGAATGACTGCGGATTTACCGAGAATTTTACAAGGTTTAAAGGATAGAGGATTTATTTTAGGTGTTGTTACAGCTGATGATTTCGCACCGACAGAATTATTTTTAAAACAGTATCAATTAGAGTCTTATTTTGATTATGTTGTAGCTTCAGATACGTTTCCGGCACAAAAACCAGATAAAAGAATTGTAGAATCTTTTTGTGAGAAGTTTCATTTAGAAGCATGTGAAGTAGCCGTCGTTGGAGATACACCAACTGATTTACATTTAGCGAAAAACGGTGATTGCTATGCAATTGGGGTGCTATCTGGTACGGGAGACCGTCAAACATTAGAACCACTTGCGGATATGCTCGTACAATCTGTTGGGGATTTTATTTCTCATTCAGGTGAGTTGACTTGGGAACAAGGAAAGTCTAATGTGTAA
- the gatA gene encoding Asp-tRNA(Asn)/Glu-tRNA(Gln) amidotransferase subunit GatA produces MSLFDHSVSELHKKLNNKEISVTDLVEESYKRIADVEDNVKAFLTLDEENARAKAKELDAKIGAEDNGLLFGMPIGVKDNIVTNGLRTTCASKMLANFDPIYDATVVQKLKAADTVTIGKLNMDEFAMGSSNENSGFYATKNPWNLDYVPGGSSGGSAAAVAAGEVLFSLGSDTGGSIRQPAAYCGVVGLKPTYGRVSRYGLVAFASSLDQIGPITRTVEDNAYLLQAISGIDRMDATSANVEVGNYLAGLTGDVKGLRIAVPKEYLGEGVGEEARESVLAALKVLEGMGATWEEVSLPHSKYALATYYLLSSSEASANLSRFDGVRYGVRSDNVNNLLDLYKNTRSEGFGDEVKRRIMLGTFALSSGYYDAYYKKAQQVRTLIKNDFENVFANYDVIIGPTTPTPAFKVGEKVDDPMTMYANDILTIPVNLAGVPAISVPCGFGANNMPLGLQIIGKHFDEATIYRVAHAFEQATDYHTKKASL; encoded by the coding sequence ATGTCATTATTTGATCATTCGGTATCAGAGTTACATAAGAAGTTAAACAACAAAGAAATTTCCGTTACGGATTTAGTAGAAGAATCTTACAAACGTATTGCGGATGTTGAAGATAACGTAAAAGCTTTTCTTACATTAGATGAAGAAAATGCACGCGCGAAAGCGAAAGAATTAGACGCAAAGATTGGTGCTGAAGATAATGGATTATTATTCGGTATGCCAATCGGTGTAAAAGATAACATTGTAACTAACGGTCTTCGTACTACTTGTGCGAGCAAAATGTTAGCAAACTTTGATCCAATTTATGATGCGACAGTTGTGCAAAAGCTAAAAGCTGCTGACACAGTTACAATCGGTAAATTAAATATGGACGAATTCGCAATGGGTTCTTCAAACGAAAACTCAGGTTTCTACGCTACGAAAAATCCATGGAACTTAGATTACGTTCCAGGTGGATCTAGTGGTGGTTCTGCAGCAGCTGTAGCAGCAGGAGAAGTATTATTCTCTCTAGGTTCTGATACGGGTGGTTCTATCCGTCAGCCAGCTGCATATTGCGGTGTTGTAGGTTTAAAACCAACTTACGGACGCGTATCTCGTTACGGATTAGTAGCATTCGCATCTTCACTTGACCAAATCGGACCGATTACACGTACAGTAGAAGATAATGCATACTTATTACAAGCTATTTCAGGTATTGACCGTATGGATGCAACTTCTGCAAACGTTGAAGTAGGAAATTACTTAGCTGGCTTAACAGGCGACGTTAAAGGTTTACGCATTGCTGTACCAAAAGAATACTTAGGCGAAGGTGTTGGCGAGGAAGCTCGTGAGTCAGTACTAGCTGCTTTAAAAGTATTAGAAGGTATGGGCGCAACTTGGGAGGAAGTATCTCTTCCGCACTCTAAATACGCTCTAGCAACGTATTACTTACTATCTTCTTCGGAAGCATCTGCTAACCTTTCACGCTTTGATGGCGTACGTTACGGTGTGCGTTCTGATAATGTAAATAATTTATTAGATCTTTACAAAAATACACGTAGCGAAGGTTTCGGTGATGAAGTAAAACGTCGTATTATGCTTGGTACATTTGCGCTTAGCTCTGGTTACTATGATGCATATTACAAAAAAGCACAACAAGTACGTACATTAATTAAGAACGACTTTGAAAATGTATTTGCGAACTACGATGTTATTATTGGACCAACAACGCCAACTCCGGCATTTAAAGTGGGCGAAAAAGTTGATGATCCAATGACAATGTATGCAAATGATATTTTAACAATTCCAGTAAACTTAGCGGGTGTTCCAGCGATTTCTGTTCCATGTGGATTCGGTGCTAACAACATGCCACTTGGTTTACAAATCATTGGTAAACACTTCGATGAAGCGACAATTTACCGCGTTGCACATGCGTTTGAGCAAGCAACAGACTATCATACAAAAAAAGCAAGTCTGTAA
- the gabD gene encoding NADP-dependent succinate-semialdehyde dehydrogenase codes for MDKKATFVNVEKKAMYINGEWITLQEQIEVNNPATKEIFATVPKGGVTEAKQAVDAAHEAFQSWSKLTAADRAVKLKKWFTLIDENKEEIAAIMTKEQGKPFAEALGEVNYANSFVEWYAEEGKRVYGEMIPASHPNKRILVMKQPVGVMAAITPWNFPAAMITRKVAPALAAGCTAVVKPASQTPLTALKLAELAHEADIPKGVINIVTGSAKAIADTWMEDGRVRKVSFTGSTEIGKELMASAAQTMKKVSLELGGHAPFIVMNDADLDKAVEAVIGSKFRNAGQTCICTNRVFVQEEVYEVFVEKFQKAVGQLKVGDGFGDGTTVGPLIDENAVSKVQGHIEDAIQKGGTVLYGGQKVAELDGHFMQPTVIGLANDTMLCMNEETFGPVAPVAEFKTVEEVIERANNTPYGLAAYIFTKDISQAFQISEALEYGIIGLNDGLPSVAQAPFGGFKESGIGREGGHFGIEEYLEIKYISLGL; via the coding sequence TTGGATAAAAAAGCGACGTTTGTAAATGTAGAGAAAAAGGCGATGTATATAAATGGTGAGTGGATTACATTGCAAGAACAAATCGAAGTAAATAATCCAGCAACGAAGGAAATATTTGCGACGGTACCAAAGGGCGGAGTAACAGAGGCAAAGCAAGCTGTTGATGCGGCCCATGAAGCTTTTCAATCATGGTCTAAGTTAACAGCAGCAGACCGTGCAGTGAAGTTAAAGAAATGGTTCACGCTTATCGATGAAAATAAAGAAGAGATTGCAGCGATCATGACGAAAGAACAAGGAAAGCCGTTTGCAGAAGCACTTGGTGAAGTGAATTATGCAAATAGCTTTGTTGAATGGTATGCAGAAGAAGGAAAACGCGTATATGGTGAAATGATTCCTGCTTCTCATCCGAATAAACGTATTTTAGTTATGAAACAACCAGTTGGAGTTATGGCAGCTATTACACCTTGGAACTTCCCGGCGGCTATGATTACAAGAAAGGTAGCCCCGGCGCTCGCAGCAGGATGTACAGCAGTTGTAAAACCTGCAAGTCAAACGCCGTTAACTGCGCTGAAATTAGCTGAATTAGCCCATGAAGCAGACATTCCAAAAGGCGTAATAAATATTGTAACAGGTAGTGCGAAAGCAATTGCTGATACGTGGATGGAAGATGGACGTGTTCGAAAAGTTTCTTTTACAGGATCAACGGAAATTGGGAAAGAGTTAATGGCTAGTGCTGCACAAACGATGAAAAAGGTTTCACTTGAGTTAGGTGGTCATGCGCCGTTTATTGTTATGAATGATGCGGATTTAGATAAAGCGGTAGAAGCGGTAATTGGTTCGAAATTCCGTAACGCAGGACAAACGTGTATATGTACAAACCGAGTATTTGTTCAGGAAGAAGTGTATGAAGTGTTTGTAGAGAAGTTCCAAAAGGCAGTAGGGCAATTAAAAGTAGGAGACGGTTTCGGTGACGGAACGACTGTAGGACCACTTATTGACGAGAATGCAGTTTCGAAAGTACAAGGACATATCGAAGATGCTATTCAAAAGGGTGGAACAGTTTTATATGGTGGCCAAAAGGTTGCCGAGCTAGACGGACACTTTATGCAACCAACTGTAATTGGATTGGCGAATGATACGATGCTTTGTATGAATGAAGAAACATTTGGTCCAGTTGCACCAGTTGCGGAATTTAAAACAGTGGAAGAAGTAATCGAAAGAGCAAATAATACACCATACGGCTTGGCTGCGTATATTTTCACGAAAGATATTAGTCAAGCGTTCCAAATTAGTGAAGCACTAGAGTATGGTATTATCGGTTTAAATGATGGACTTCCATCAGTTGCACAAGCACCGTTCGGTGGCTTTAAAGAGAGTGGCATTGGCCGTGAAGGAGGCCATTTCGGTATCGAGGAATATTTAGAAATTAAATATATTTCATTAGGACTATAA
- the gatB gene encoding Asp-tRNA(Asn)/Glu-tRNA(Gln) amidotransferase subunit GatB, with protein sequence MNLETIIGLEVHVELKTNSKIFSASPTEFGAEPNTQTSVIDLGYPGVLPTLNKEAVNFAMKAAMALNCEIATETKFDRKNYFYPDNPKAYQISQFDKPIGENGWIEIEVDGKKKRIGITRLHLEEDAGKSTHTADGSLVDYNRQGMPLIEIVSEPDMRTPEEAYAYLEKLKSIIQYTGVSDCKMEEGSLRCDANISLRPVGQEKFGTKAELKNLNSFTYVQKGLEHEQVRQEKELLSGGIIQQETRRYDEATKKTILMRVKEGSDDYRYFPEPDLVELYIDDEWKEEIRASIPELPDARKARYVAEIGLPAYDAHVLTLTKEMSDFFEATVADGADAKLTSNWLMGEVLAYLNKQQKELKDVALTPAGLSKMVQLIEKGTISSKIAKKVFNELIEKGGDPEEIVKAKGLVQISDEGTLRKVVTEILDNNEQSIEDFKNGKDRAIGFLVGQIMKATKGQANPPLVNKILLEEINKR encoded by the coding sequence ATGAATTTAGAAACAATTATTGGTTTAGAGGTTCACGTTGAGTTAAAAACAAATTCGAAAATTTTCTCTGCGAGTCCAACAGAATTCGGTGCGGAGCCAAATACACAAACAAGTGTAATTGACTTAGGATACCCAGGGGTACTTCCTACTTTAAATAAAGAAGCAGTTAACTTTGCAATGAAAGCTGCAATGGCATTAAACTGTGAAATCGCAACGGAAACGAAGTTCGACCGTAAAAACTATTTCTACCCAGATAATCCGAAAGCTTACCAAATTTCTCAATTCGATAAGCCAATTGGTGAAAATGGTTGGATTGAAATTGAAGTAGACGGTAAAAAGAAACGTATCGGTATTACACGTCTTCATTTAGAAGAAGATGCTGGTAAATCAACGCATACAGCTGATGGTTCATTAGTAGACTACAACCGTCAAGGTATGCCTTTAATCGAGATCGTATCTGAGCCAGATATGCGTACGCCAGAAGAAGCATATGCATACTTAGAGAAGTTAAAATCAATCATTCAATACACTGGCGTATCTGATTGTAAGATGGAAGAAGGTTCCTTGCGTTGTGATGCGAACATTTCCCTTCGTCCAGTTGGACAAGAGAAGTTCGGTACAAAAGCGGAACTGAAAAACTTAAACTCATTCACTTACGTACAAAAAGGTCTTGAGCATGAGCAAGTGCGCCAAGAGAAAGAATTGTTATCTGGTGGTATCATCCAACAAGAAACACGTCGTTATGATGAAGCAACGAAGAAAACAATCTTAATGCGTGTGAAAGAGGGATCTGACGATTACCGTTACTTCCCAGAGCCAGACTTAGTTGAACTTTACATCGATGATGAGTGGAAAGAAGAAATTCGTGCTTCGATCCCAGAACTTCCAGATGCACGTAAAGCTCGCTACGTTGCAGAAATTGGTTTACCAGCTTATGATGCACACGTATTAACATTAACGAAAGAAATGTCTGATTTCTTTGAAGCAACTGTTGCAGACGGTGCTGATGCGAAATTAACATCAAACTGGTTAATGGGTGAAGTGCTTGCATACTTAAACAAACAACAAAAAGAATTAAAAGATGTTGCATTAACGCCTGCTGGTTTATCTAAAATGGTTCAATTAATTGAAAAAGGTACAATTTCTTCTAAAATCGCGAAGAAAGTATTTAACGAATTAATTGAAAAAGGTGGAGACCCAGAGGAAATCGTTAAAGCAAAAGGTCTTGTTCAAATTTCTGACGAGGGTACACTTCGTAAAGTTGTAACAGAAATTCTTGATAATAATGAGCAATCTATCGAAGACTTTAAAAACGGTAAAGACCGTGCAATCGGCTTCTTAGTTGGTCAAATTATGAAAGCTACAAAAGGACAAGCAAATCCGCCACTTGTTAACAAAATCTTACTTGAAGAGATTAATAAGCGATAA